In Flavobacterium sp. N1736, the following are encoded in one genomic region:
- the rplE gene encoding 50S ribosomal protein L5, whose protein sequence is MAYTPRLKEEYKSRVISALKEEFGYTNVMQVPKLEKIVLSRGVGAAVSDKKLIDYAVDELTKITGQKAVSTISKKDVASFKLRKGMPIGAKVTLRGERMYEFLDRLVTSALPRVRDFSGIKATGFDGRGNYNLGVLEQIIFPEIDIDKVNKISGMDITFVTTAKTDKEAKSLLAELGLPFKKN, encoded by the coding sequence ATGGCATATACACCTAGACTAAAAGAAGAATATAAGAGTAGAGTAATCTCTGCTCTTAAAGAGGAATTCGGATATACAAACGTGATGCAAGTTCCAAAACTTGAAAAAATCGTTTTGAGCCGTGGAGTTGGTGCAGCTGTATCTGATAAAAAACTTATTGACTATGCGGTTGATGAGTTAACAAAGATCACTGGACAAAAAGCAGTATCTACAATTTCAAAGAAAGACGTTGCGTCATTCAAATTGAGAAAAGGGATGCCTATTGGAGCAAAAGTTACTTTACGTGGTGAAAGAATGTATGAGTTTTTAGATAGACTTGTAACTTCTGCTTTACCACGCGTTAGAGATTTTAGTGGTATCAAAGCTACTGGTTTCGACGGAAGAGGTAATTACAACCTTGGAGTTTTAGAGCAAATCATTTTCCCGGAAATTGATATTGACAAAGTAAACAAAATTTCAGGAATGGATATTACATTTGTTACTACTGCAAAAACAGACAAGGAAGCAAAGTCATTATTGGCTGAATTAGGATTACCTTTTAAAAAGAATTAA
- the rplN gene encoding 50S ribosomal protein L14 produces the protein MVQQESRLKVADNTGAKEVLTIRVLGGTKRRYASVGDKIVVSIKDATPNGNVKKGAVSTAVVVRTKKEVRRADGSYIRFDDNACVLLNAAGEMRGTRVFGPVARELREKQFMKIVSLAPEVL, from the coding sequence ATGGTACAACAGGAATCAAGACTAAAAGTAGCAGATAACACGGGAGCAAAAGAAGTTTTAACTATCCGTGTTTTAGGAGGTACCAAAAGAAGGTATGCCTCTGTTGGTGACAAGATTGTAGTATCTATTAAAGATGCAACTCCTAACGGTAACGTTAAAAAAGGAGCTGTTTCAACTGCAGTTGTTGTACGTACCAAAAAAGAAGTGAGAAGAGCTGATGGTTCTTATATTCGTTTCGATGATAATGCATGTGTTCTTTTGAACGCTGCAGGGGAAATGAGAGGAACACGTGTTTTTGGTCCGGTAGCAAGAGAACTTCGTGAAAAACAATTCATGAAAATTGTATCATTAGCACCAGAAGTGCTTTAA
- the rpsQ gene encoding 30S ribosomal protein S17, with product MEEKRNLRKERIGVVTSNKMDKSIVIAEVRKVKHPLYGKFVLKTKKYVAHDETNDCNIGDTVRISETRPLSKTKCWRLVEILERAK from the coding sequence ATGGAAGAAAAAAGAAATTTAAGAAAAGAAAGAATAGGTGTTGTTACTTCAAATAAAATGGATAAATCTATTGTTATTGCTGAAGTAAGAAAAGTAAAACACCCATTATACGGTAAGTTCGTGTTGAAAACAAAGAAATACGTTGCACACGACGAAACAAACGACTGTAACATTGGAGATACTGTAAGAATTAGCGAAACGCGTCCTTTAAGTAAAACAAAATGTTGGAGATTAGTTGAAATCTTAGAAAGAGCTAAATAA
- the rplX gene encoding 50S ribosomal protein L24, translating into MIKLKIKSGDIVRVIAGDHKGAEGKVLRVYREKNKAIVEGVNMVSKHTKPSAKNPQGGIVKKEASIQISNISLIDPKTKETTRVGIRVEGDKKVRFSKKSNQVL; encoded by the coding sequence ATGATAAAGCTAAAAATAAAATCAGGAGATATCGTAAGAGTTATTGCTGGAGACCATAAAGGTGCTGAAGGTAAAGTTTTACGTGTTTACCGTGAGAAAAATAAAGCGATAGTTGAAGGTGTAAACATGGTTTCGAAACATACAAAACCAAGTGCTAAAAACCCTCAAGGTGGTATCGTTAAGAAAGAAGCTTCTATACAAATATCTAACATTTCACTAATTGATCCTAAAACTAAGGAAACAACTAGAGTTGGTATTAGAGTAGAAGGAGATAAGAAAGTAAGATTTTCAAAAAAATCTAATCAAGTACTATAG